Proteins encoded in a region of the Solanum dulcamara chromosome 9, daSolDulc1.2, whole genome shotgun sequence genome:
- the LOC129902539 gene encoding zinc finger CCCH domain-containing protein 46-like isoform X3: MDGYEATKIVLSRIQSLDPENASKIMGYILIQDQGEKEMIRLAFGPENLLISLINQAKSCLGLSSNTSSAITSMSNASKLLNPFHQSSPRIMIPNNGFPSSSPSSPSPWSTSGSPVFSRSPRPMASPAAGGGGGGGGGSSSLSYAAVVNGSTNSVSGSSTTSLSLPFYDQNNDEYGNSVQVQVQEHLSFLDESLDPIMSPSGRSDSLVFPYGNCEETPHLHRRSCSVNDVFLGGSDDGGGGSGGFGWRPCMYYARGFCKNGNSCKFMHSGFPDSSSSSDAVVGSPSKVDSFDDFLRMKALQQQQQQQRFAAASFMASGAHHHPIAYNKCINILNDNQRSAAAAFMMGEEFHKFGRCRPDRNDFSAMALGGISNSSSRQIYLTFPADSTFKEEDVSNYFSMYGPVQDVRIPYQQKRMFGFVTFVYSETVKMILAKGNPHFVCDSRVLVKPYKEKGKVADKKQLQQQQHPIDRGELSTCLSPSALESREPYDLPFGTRMLYNSHEMMLRRKIEQEAELQQAIELQGRRLMNLQLLDLKSQHRNDHFPPSLSPGLPTASQMQFHSQNNHNLVPVSSDIDQEIPAESNDTHVATKAPPNAADEKVPQEMLPTDFGNGSSSKEQTANTDYSNLQESLEHILPDNLFASPTKSAAEHQASFSTDSAEAGVSSPITTATSNNNIPMLPTTSTLNMASLKSCYFHMSSH, encoded by the exons ATGGATGGATATGAAGCAACAAAGATAGTTTTGTCAAGAATTCAAAGTTTGGATCCAGAAAATGCTTCAAAAATCATGGGGTATATTTTGATACAAGACCAAGGGGAGAAGGAGATGATAAGATTAGCTTTTGGTCCAGAAAACCTTTTGATTTCTTTAATAAATCAAGCAAAATCTTGTTTAGGACTTTCATCAAACACTTCATCTGCAATAACTTCAATGTCAAATGCTTCAAAGTTGTTGAACCCTTTTCATCAATCTTCACCAAGAATCATGATTCCCAACAATGGGTTCCCTTCTTCTTCACCATCTTCACCTTCTCCTTGGTCTACTAGTGGGTCACCAGTTTTCTCTAGAAGCCCTAGACCAATGGCTTCACCAGCagcaggaggaggaggaggaggaggaggagggtCTAGTTCACTCTCTTATGCTGCTGTTGTGAATGGTTCTACTAATTCTGTTTCTGGGTCTTCAACTACTTCACTATCACTTCCTTTTTATGACCAAAATAATGATGAGTATGGTAATAGTGTTCaggttcaagttcaagaacacTTGTCTTTTCTTGATGAATCATTGGATCCAATTATGAGTCCTAGTGGAAGAAGTGATTCTTTGGTTTTCCCTTATGGGAACTGTGAGGAAACCCCTCATCTTCATCGTAGGAGTTGTTCAGTCAATGATGTTTTTCTTGGTGGTTCAGatgatggtggtggtggtagtgggGGGTTTGGTTGGAGGCCTTGCATGTATTATGCTAGAGGGTTTTGCAAGAATGGGAATAGTTGCAAGTTTATGCATAGTGGCTTTCctgattcttcttcttcctctgatgCTGTTGTTGGTTCTCCTAGTAAAGTTGACTCTTTTGATGATTTTCTGAGGATGAAGGCCTTacaacaacagcagcagcaacagaGGTTTGCTGCTGCCTCTTTTATGGCTTCTGGTGCTCATCATCATCCAATTGCTTACAACAAGTGCATCAACATCTTGAATGATAACCAAAG ATCGGCTGCCGCAGCATTTATGATGGGAGAAGAATTCCACAAATTTGGTAGGTGCCGGCCTGATAGAAATGATTTTTCAGCAATGGCACTGGGTGGTATCTCGAATTCGAGTTCACGACAAATTTACCTAACATTTCCTGCTGATAGCACATTTAAGGAGGAGGATGTGTCTAATTACTTTAG TATGTATGGGCCAGTCCAAGATGTTAGAATTCCTTATCAGCAGAAGCGAATGTTTGGATTTGTTACGTTTGTCTACTCAGAAACTGTTAAGATGATCTTGGCTAAAGGAAACCCACATTTTGTGTGCGATTCTCGGGTACTTGTAAAGCCCTACAAGGAAAAGGGAAAAGTCGCAGACAA GAAGCAACttcagcaacaacaacatccaaTTGATAGAGGAGAGCTGTCGACCTGTTTAAGCCCATCTGCTCTTGAATCTAGGGAGCCATATGACCTTCCCTTTG GAACAAGAATGTTATATAATTCGCATGAGATGATGTTGAGAAGAAAAATAGAGCAGGAGGCTGAATTACAGCAAGCCATTGAACTTCAAGGCAGAAGGTTAATGAATTTGCAACTGCTGGACCTGAAGAGTCAACATCGCAATGATCACTTCCCACCCAGCCTCTCTCCTGGTCTTCCGACGGCCTCCCAGATGCAGTTTCACTCTCAAAACAATCACAATCTTGTTCCTGTGTCGAGTGACATTGACCAAGAAATCCCTGCAG aAAGCAACGATACCCATGTAGCTACCAAGGCCCCCCCTAATGCAGCTGATGAGAAGGTGCCTCAAGAAATGCTGCCTACTGATTTTGGGAATGGAAGTAGCAGCAAGGAACAGACCGCCAATACCGACTACTCTAATCTTCAAGAAAG TTTGGAGCACATCCTTCCCGATAACCTTTTTGCTTCTCCTACAAAATCAGCTGCAGAACACCAGGCCTCATTCTCCACTGATTCAGCTGAAGCTGGCGTTAGTTCCCCAATAACTACTGCTACTTCTAACAATAATATTCCTATGCTACCCACAACATCTACCCTCAACATGGCCTCTCTTAAATCATGTTACTTCCACATGTCAAG CCATTGA
- the LOC129902539 gene encoding zinc finger CCCH domain-containing protein 53-like isoform X2, translated as MDGYEATKIVLSRIQSLDPENASKIMGYILIQDQGEKEMIRLAFGPENLLISLINQAKSCLGLSSNTSSAITSMSNASKLLNPFHQSSPRIMIPNNGFPSSSPSSPSPWSTSGSPVFSRSPRPMASPAAGGGGGGGGGSSSLSYAAVVNGSTNSVSGSSTTSLSLPFYDQNNDEYGNSVQVQVQEHLSFLDESLDPIMSPSGRSDSLVFPYGNCEETPHLHRRSCSVNDVFLGGSDDGGGGSGGFGWRPCMYYARGFCKNGNSCKFMHSGFPDSSSSSDAVVGSPSKVDSFDDFLRMKALQQQQQQQRFAAASFMASGAHHHPIAYNKCINILNDNQRSAAAAFMMGEEFHKFGRCRPDRNDFSAMALGGISNSSSRQIYLTFPADSTFKEEDVSNYFSMYGPVQDVRIPYQQKRMFGFVTFVYSETVKMILAKGNPHFVCDSRVLVKPYKEKGKVADKKQLQQQQHPIDRGELSTCLSPSALESREPYDLPFGTRMLYNSHEMMLRRKIEQEAELQQAIELQGRRLMNLQLLDLKSQHRNDHFPPSLSPGLPTASQMQFHSQNNHNLVPVSSDIDQEIPAESNDTHVATKAPPNAADEKVPQEMLPTDFGNGSSSKEQTANTDYSNLQESLEHILPDNLFASPTKSAAEHQASFSTDSAEAGVSSPITTATSNNNIPMLPTTSTLNMASLKSCYFHMSRIVE; from the exons ATGGATGGATATGAAGCAACAAAGATAGTTTTGTCAAGAATTCAAAGTTTGGATCCAGAAAATGCTTCAAAAATCATGGGGTATATTTTGATACAAGACCAAGGGGAGAAGGAGATGATAAGATTAGCTTTTGGTCCAGAAAACCTTTTGATTTCTTTAATAAATCAAGCAAAATCTTGTTTAGGACTTTCATCAAACACTTCATCTGCAATAACTTCAATGTCAAATGCTTCAAAGTTGTTGAACCCTTTTCATCAATCTTCACCAAGAATCATGATTCCCAACAATGGGTTCCCTTCTTCTTCACCATCTTCACCTTCTCCTTGGTCTACTAGTGGGTCACCAGTTTTCTCTAGAAGCCCTAGACCAATGGCTTCACCAGCagcaggaggaggaggaggaggaggaggagggtCTAGTTCACTCTCTTATGCTGCTGTTGTGAATGGTTCTACTAATTCTGTTTCTGGGTCTTCAACTACTTCACTATCACTTCCTTTTTATGACCAAAATAATGATGAGTATGGTAATAGTGTTCaggttcaagttcaagaacacTTGTCTTTTCTTGATGAATCATTGGATCCAATTATGAGTCCTAGTGGAAGAAGTGATTCTTTGGTTTTCCCTTATGGGAACTGTGAGGAAACCCCTCATCTTCATCGTAGGAGTTGTTCAGTCAATGATGTTTTTCTTGGTGGTTCAGatgatggtggtggtggtagtgggGGGTTTGGTTGGAGGCCTTGCATGTATTATGCTAGAGGGTTTTGCAAGAATGGGAATAGTTGCAAGTTTATGCATAGTGGCTTTCctgattcttcttcttcctctgatgCTGTTGTTGGTTCTCCTAGTAAAGTTGACTCTTTTGATGATTTTCTGAGGATGAAGGCCTTacaacaacagcagcagcaacagaGGTTTGCTGCTGCCTCTTTTATGGCTTCTGGTGCTCATCATCATCCAATTGCTTACAACAAGTGCATCAACATCTTGAATGATAACCAAAG ATCGGCTGCCGCAGCATTTATGATGGGAGAAGAATTCCACAAATTTGGTAGGTGCCGGCCTGATAGAAATGATTTTTCAGCAATGGCACTGGGTGGTATCTCGAATTCGAGTTCACGACAAATTTACCTAACATTTCCTGCTGATAGCACATTTAAGGAGGAGGATGTGTCTAATTACTTTAG TATGTATGGGCCAGTCCAAGATGTTAGAATTCCTTATCAGCAGAAGCGAATGTTTGGATTTGTTACGTTTGTCTACTCAGAAACTGTTAAGATGATCTTGGCTAAAGGAAACCCACATTTTGTGTGCGATTCTCGGGTACTTGTAAAGCCCTACAAGGAAAAGGGAAAAGTCGCAGACAA GAAGCAACttcagcaacaacaacatccaaTTGATAGAGGAGAGCTGTCGACCTGTTTAAGCCCATCTGCTCTTGAATCTAGGGAGCCATATGACCTTCCCTTTG GAACAAGAATGTTATATAATTCGCATGAGATGATGTTGAGAAGAAAAATAGAGCAGGAGGCTGAATTACAGCAAGCCATTGAACTTCAAGGCAGAAGGTTAATGAATTTGCAACTGCTGGACCTGAAGAGTCAACATCGCAATGATCACTTCCCACCCAGCCTCTCTCCTGGTCTTCCGACGGCCTCCCAGATGCAGTTTCACTCTCAAAACAATCACAATCTTGTTCCTGTGTCGAGTGACATTGACCAAGAAATCCCTGCAG aAAGCAACGATACCCATGTAGCTACCAAGGCCCCCCCTAATGCAGCTGATGAGAAGGTGCCTCAAGAAATGCTGCCTACTGATTTTGGGAATGGAAGTAGCAGCAAGGAACAGACCGCCAATACCGACTACTCTAATCTTCAAGAAAG TTTGGAGCACATCCTTCCCGATAACCTTTTTGCTTCTCCTACAAAATCAGCTGCAGAACACCAGGCCTCATTCTCCACTGATTCAGCTGAAGCTGGCGTTAGTTCCCCAATAACTACTGCTACTTCTAACAATAATATTCCTATGCTACCCACAACATCTACCCTCAACATGGCCTCTCTTAAATCATGTTACTTCCACATGTCAAG GATCGTTGAGTAG
- the LOC129902539 gene encoding zinc finger CCCH domain-containing protein 46-like isoform X1, with the protein MDGYEATKIVLSRIQSLDPENASKIMGYILIQDQGEKEMIRLAFGPENLLISLINQAKSCLGLSSNTSSAITSMSNASKLLNPFHQSSPRIMIPNNGFPSSSPSSPSPWSTSGSPVFSRSPRPMASPAAGGGGGGGGGSSSLSYAAVVNGSTNSVSGSSTTSLSLPFYDQNNDEYGNSVQVQVQEHLSFLDESLDPIMSPSGRSDSLVFPYGNCEETPHLHRRSCSVNDVFLGGSDDGGGGSGGFGWRPCMYYARGFCKNGNSCKFMHSGFPDSSSSSDAVVGSPSKVDSFDDFLRMKALQQQQQQQRFAAASFMASGAHHHPIAYNKCINILNDNQRSAAAAFMMGEEFHKFGRCRPDRNDFSAMALGGISNSSSRQIYLTFPADSTFKEEDVSNYFSMYGPVQDVRIPYQQKRMFGFVTFVYSETVKMILAKGNPHFVCDSRVLVKPYKEKGKVADKKQLQQQQHPIDRGELSTCLSPSALESREPYDLPFGTRMLYNSHEMMLRRKIEQEAELQQAIELQGRRLMNLQLLDLKSQHRNDHFPPSLSPGLPTASQMQFHSQNNHNLVPVSSDIDQEIPAESNDTHVATKAPPNAADEKVPQEMLPTDFGNGSSSKEQTANTDYSNLQESLEHILPDNLFASPTKSAAEHQASFSTDSAEAGVSSPITTATSNNNIPMLPTTSTLNMASLKSCYFHMSRFTSGQEAIEM; encoded by the exons ATGGATGGATATGAAGCAACAAAGATAGTTTTGTCAAGAATTCAAAGTTTGGATCCAGAAAATGCTTCAAAAATCATGGGGTATATTTTGATACAAGACCAAGGGGAGAAGGAGATGATAAGATTAGCTTTTGGTCCAGAAAACCTTTTGATTTCTTTAATAAATCAAGCAAAATCTTGTTTAGGACTTTCATCAAACACTTCATCTGCAATAACTTCAATGTCAAATGCTTCAAAGTTGTTGAACCCTTTTCATCAATCTTCACCAAGAATCATGATTCCCAACAATGGGTTCCCTTCTTCTTCACCATCTTCACCTTCTCCTTGGTCTACTAGTGGGTCACCAGTTTTCTCTAGAAGCCCTAGACCAATGGCTTCACCAGCagcaggaggaggaggaggaggaggaggagggtCTAGTTCACTCTCTTATGCTGCTGTTGTGAATGGTTCTACTAATTCTGTTTCTGGGTCTTCAACTACTTCACTATCACTTCCTTTTTATGACCAAAATAATGATGAGTATGGTAATAGTGTTCaggttcaagttcaagaacacTTGTCTTTTCTTGATGAATCATTGGATCCAATTATGAGTCCTAGTGGAAGAAGTGATTCTTTGGTTTTCCCTTATGGGAACTGTGAGGAAACCCCTCATCTTCATCGTAGGAGTTGTTCAGTCAATGATGTTTTTCTTGGTGGTTCAGatgatggtggtggtggtagtgggGGGTTTGGTTGGAGGCCTTGCATGTATTATGCTAGAGGGTTTTGCAAGAATGGGAATAGTTGCAAGTTTATGCATAGTGGCTTTCctgattcttcttcttcctctgatgCTGTTGTTGGTTCTCCTAGTAAAGTTGACTCTTTTGATGATTTTCTGAGGATGAAGGCCTTacaacaacagcagcagcaacagaGGTTTGCTGCTGCCTCTTTTATGGCTTCTGGTGCTCATCATCATCCAATTGCTTACAACAAGTGCATCAACATCTTGAATGATAACCAAAG ATCGGCTGCCGCAGCATTTATGATGGGAGAAGAATTCCACAAATTTGGTAGGTGCCGGCCTGATAGAAATGATTTTTCAGCAATGGCACTGGGTGGTATCTCGAATTCGAGTTCACGACAAATTTACCTAACATTTCCTGCTGATAGCACATTTAAGGAGGAGGATGTGTCTAATTACTTTAG TATGTATGGGCCAGTCCAAGATGTTAGAATTCCTTATCAGCAGAAGCGAATGTTTGGATTTGTTACGTTTGTCTACTCAGAAACTGTTAAGATGATCTTGGCTAAAGGAAACCCACATTTTGTGTGCGATTCTCGGGTACTTGTAAAGCCCTACAAGGAAAAGGGAAAAGTCGCAGACAA GAAGCAACttcagcaacaacaacatccaaTTGATAGAGGAGAGCTGTCGACCTGTTTAAGCCCATCTGCTCTTGAATCTAGGGAGCCATATGACCTTCCCTTTG GAACAAGAATGTTATATAATTCGCATGAGATGATGTTGAGAAGAAAAATAGAGCAGGAGGCTGAATTACAGCAAGCCATTGAACTTCAAGGCAGAAGGTTAATGAATTTGCAACTGCTGGACCTGAAGAGTCAACATCGCAATGATCACTTCCCACCCAGCCTCTCTCCTGGTCTTCCGACGGCCTCCCAGATGCAGTTTCACTCTCAAAACAATCACAATCTTGTTCCTGTGTCGAGTGACATTGACCAAGAAATCCCTGCAG aAAGCAACGATACCCATGTAGCTACCAAGGCCCCCCCTAATGCAGCTGATGAGAAGGTGCCTCAAGAAATGCTGCCTACTGATTTTGGGAATGGAAGTAGCAGCAAGGAACAGACCGCCAATACCGACTACTCTAATCTTCAAGAAAG TTTGGAGCACATCCTTCCCGATAACCTTTTTGCTTCTCCTACAAAATCAGCTGCAGAACACCAGGCCTCATTCTCCACTGATTCAGCTGAAGCTGGCGTTAGTTCCCCAATAACTACTGCTACTTCTAACAATAATATTCCTATGCTACCCACAACATCTACCCTCAACATGGCCTCTCTTAAATCATGTTACTTCCACATGTCAAG GTTTACTTCTGGGCAAGAAGCCATTGAAATGTAG